One Triticum dicoccoides isolate Atlit2015 ecotype Zavitan chromosome 5B, WEW_v2.0, whole genome shotgun sequence genomic window carries:
- the LOC119309267 gene encoding uncharacterized protein LOC119309267, which produces MGKPLFLRIVQALGEWSPYFTQRVDALGRPGLSPLQKCTAAMHMLAYGVPADKTDDHVRLGASTALESLEKFAKGVIAKFGGEYLRRPTVEDIQHLLEIGEARGFPGMLGSIDCMHWEWKNCPVGWKGQFTRGDYGVPTIILEAVASHDLWIWHAFFGVPGSNNDINVLNQSPLFIETLQGNAPRVDYYVNERQYKKGYYLADGIYPEWAVFVKTIWLPQTEKDKLFAKKQEGARKDVERAFGVLQQRFKIVAEPSRLWDQIDICNIMKACVIMHNMILEDEKGEELPFDLNEALVSSTALPPTAISGATPLFADVIRRDVEIRDRSMHNRLKHDLVEHIWKKFSEDTNSPMEYRPPNGFMSFLQDQSHPNFTLPAPQQLGFQYPMFCTQPPPPPAKHHSLPSPSDPMTTTPSNKRKRVTIDVEADDEDSHRLYYTKVEDIRLVSAWLRNSVNPIDGNAKKGEYYWKEVADAYNSTTESDRKRDVKHLKNHWHKTTKKVTSFNGCYNQIRDTYASGRCDQQLMQQALDLYHSRNGHQFMYVHWWEAVKESQKWKIHVYTEGDGTKRSPPVPTENAQRPPGVKRAKKAIGKDKEAPTEMNNMQEQIGAFLKAQADTKAQTDEMMELQSRLSAQKVEANRLAYEAAKERTVAKLAEERTKRFDKFTEMLNTDTTRMEPWAKEMHVRAVTRLGDQLFKDE; this is translated from the exons ATGGGAAAACCCCTCTTTCTACGCATTGTTCAAGCTCTTGGTGAGTGGTCTCCCTACTTCACTCAAAGGGTAGATGCCCTGGGCCGTCCAGGTCTATCACCTTTACAGAAGTGCACGGCAGCCATGCATATGTTGGCGTATGGTGTTCCTGCCGACAAAACAGATGACCATGTAAGACTTGGTGCATCTACGGCACTCGAGTCTCTTGAGAAATTTGCTAAGGGGGTCATTGCCAAGTTTGGTGGAGAATATTTGCGAAGGCCAACTGTTGAAGACATTCAACATCTACTGGAAATTGGCGAAGCACGTGGTTTTCCTGGTATGCTAGGAAGCATAGACtgcatgcattgggagtggaaAAACTGTCCGGTTGGATGGAAGGGGCAGTTTACACGTGGTGACTACGGTGTCCCTACCATCATCCTTGAGGCTGTAGCATCCCATGATCTCTGGATATGGCATGCCTTCTTTGGTGTTCCAGGATccaacaatgacatcaatgtgctcaATCAGTCGCCATTGTTCATTGAAACGTTGCAAGGGAATGCTCCTAGGGTAGACTACTATGTCAATGAGAGACAATACAAGAAGGGTTATTATCTTGCAGATGGAATATATCCGGAGTGGGCTGTTTTTGTGAAAACCATCTGGTTGCCTCAAACTGAAAAGGATAAGTTATTTGCGAAGAAACAAGAAGGTGCGAGAAAGGATGTTGAACGTGCATTTGGAGTTCTACAACAACGCTTCAAAATTGTGGCAGAACCATCACGTCTTTGGGATCAAATAGATATCTGCAACATAATGAAAgcatgtgtgatcatgcacaacatgatactCGAAGATGAGAAGGGCGAGGAGTTGCCTTTCGATCTGAATGAAGCTTTGGTTTCATCCACTGCTCTGCCACCGACAGCGATTAGCGGGGCTACACCCTTGTTCGCCGACGTAATTAGAAGAGATGTTGAGATACGTGACCGGTCCATGCACAATCGCCTCAagcatgatttggttgagcatatttgGAAGAAATTCAGCGAAGATACAAACA gtCCAATGGAATATCGTCCTCCTAATGGTTTCATGAGCTTCCTTCAAGACCAAAGTCACCCCAACTTCACCTTGCCAGCCCCGCAGCAACTTGGTTTCCAATATCCAATGTTCTGCAcgcagccaccgccgccaccaGCCAAGCACCACTCTCTTCCATCACCATCTGATCCCATGACCACAACTCCATCGAACAAGCGAAAACGAGTTACAATTGATGTGGAAGCAGATGATGAAGATAGTCACAGGTTGTATTATACAAAAGTTGAGGATATCAGATTG GTGAGTGCTTGGTTGCGCAACTCTGTGAATCCTATCGATGGGAATGCAAAGAAGGGAGAATACTACTGGAAGGAGGTTGCTGATGCATACAACAGCACAACTGAGAGTGACCGAAAGAGGGATGTGAAGCACCTGAAGAACCATTGGCACAAAACAACAAAGAAGGTAACCTCTTTCAATGGCTGCTATAACCAGATCAGAGACACCTATGCGAGTGGCCGGTGTGATCAACAACTGATGCAACAAGCTCTAGACCTGTACCATAGCCGCAATGGACACCAGTTCATGTATGTACATTGGTGGGAAGCTGTGAAGGAAAGCCAAAAGTGGAAGATTCATGTATACACAGAAGGAGATGGAACAAAGAGGTCACCACCAGTCCCAACTGAGAATGCTCAGCGTCCCCCGGGTGTCAAGAGGGCGAAGAAAGCTATAGGAAAAGATAAGGAAGCCCCTACTGAGATGAATAACATGCAAGAACAGATTGGGGCTTTTCTAAAAGCACAAGCTGACACTAAGGCACAAACTGATGAGATGATGGAATTGCAGAGTCGTCTATCTGCTCAGAAGGTAGAAGCTAACCGACTTGCATATGAGGCAGCAAAGGAGAGGACAGTGGCAAAGTTAGCTGAGGAAAGAACCAAGCGGTTTGACAAGTTCACAGAGATGTTGAATACCGACACTACAAGGATGGAGCCATGGGCAAAGGAGATGCATGTGAGGGCTGTCACAAGACTAGGGGATCAACTTTTCAAGGATGAATAG
- the LOC119307973 gene encoding uncharacterized protein LOC119307973, with translation MDGPKRSQLRVRLRVTARRRGGDGADRAGPGGGTGGERKRRMDAPLINSAAKLQRREIGGRQLAARGGGAAAAVPERFRNMQLQEEFDTYDHDAHLFVKLQFLKKRSKIIEIVAAKDIIFALAHSGLCAAFSRVTNKRLSFLNLSPDEVIRSLFYNKNNDSLITVSVYASDHFSTLKCRTTPIEYIRRDQLDAGFPLFESESLKWPGFVEFDDVNGKVLTYSAQDGIYKVFDLKNYSFLYSIPDTNVQEIKISPGIMLLIYDRTPSYVPLKILSIEDGKPLKLFKHLLHRGKKIDFIEQFNEKLLVKQEDENLQILDVRSSELIEISIEKFMTPSAFIFLYENNLFLTFRNRTVAVWNFRGELVTSFEDHLLWHQDCSTNNIYITTDQDLIISYCKSDAAADDGTASSIGSINMSDIMTGKCIAKIAANDPALTIAPRKNGSPSIWSSIPEALEDVTALFYDEDRNEIYTGNNQGLVHVWSS, from the exons ATGGACGGCCCCAAGAGGTCGCAGCTGCGGGTGCGGCTCCGGGTGACGGCAcgccggcggggcggcgatggagcGGACAGGGCCGGGCCGGGCGGTGGCACTGGGGGCGAGCGGAAGCGGCGCATGGACGCCCCACTCATCAACTCCGCGGCCAAGCTGCAGCGCCGCGAGATCGGGGGGCGGCAGCTCGCCGCGCGCGGCGGTGGCGCCGCGGCCGCCGTGCCTGAGCGGTTCCGGAACATGCAGCTCCAG GAAGAGTTTGACACATATGATCATGATGCTCACCTATTTGTGAAGCTACAGTTTCTCAAAAAAAGATCCAAAATTATTGAGATCGTCGCAGCAAAAGATATTATATTTGCTCTTGCTCACTCTGGGCTTTGTGCTGCTTTTAGTCGAG TAACAAATAAGCGGCTATCCTTCTTGAATTTAAGCCCGGACGAAGTGATCCGGAGTTTGTTCTACAACAAGAACAACGATTCACTTATTACTGTCTCAGTTTATGCATCAGACCATTTTAGCACATTGAAGTGCAGAACAACCCCAATCGA GTATATAAGGAGGGACCAATTAGATGCTGGGTTTCCTCTTTTTGAATCGGAATCTCTGAAGTGGCCTGGCTTTGTTGAGTTTGATGATGTAAATGGAAAAGTACTCACTTACTCGGCCCAGGATGG TATCTACAAGGTTTTTGATCTGAAGAACTATTCCTTTCTATATTCAATACCTGATACCAATGTGCAGGAGATAAAGATCAG TCCAGGAATCATGCTCTTAATATATGATCGAACGCCAAGTTATGTTCCTTTGAAGATATTATCAATTGAAGATGGAAAGCCACTGAAATTATTCAAGCACTTGTTGCACCGCGGCAAGAAAATTGATTTTATTGAGCAATTCAATGAGAAGCTCCTTGTGAAGCAAGAGGACGAGAACCTTCAGATACTTGAT GTACGAAGTTCTGAGCTAATTGAAATCAGTATTGAGAAGTTTATGACCCCGTCAGCATTCATTTTTCTGTATGAGAACAATCTCTTCTTGACATTCCGAAACAGAACAGTTGCTGTATGGAATTTCCGAGGAGAGCTTGTTACATCATTTGAGGACCATTTGCTATGGCATCAAGATTGTAGCACCaacaatatttacatcacaactgaccaGGATCTGATTATATCCTACTGTAAATCCGATGCAGCGGCTGATGACGGTACAG CTTCTTCAATTGGATCCATCAACATGAGCGACATTATGACTGGCAAGTGCATTGCCAAGATTGCAGCGAATGATCCTGCACTTACTATCGCCCCTCGCAAGAATGGTAGCCCTTCAATCTGGAGTAGTATCCCAGAAGCTCTGGAGGATGTCACAGCACTGTTCTACGATGAGGACAGGAACGAGATCTACACTGGCAACAATCAGGGGCTGGTGCATGTATGGTCCAGTTAg